ggcgtccctctggtgtccaaATTAGGAGGAGcagactcatcgtacttacaaacttatgttgatctagcgtggtccgccaaccattgttaggtcccgccttcaggtcacacaacctagtcatgtggggataagacatgacaccaaccagctatccatccagggtgttatttcatttACAGATATGAGATGATTTTGGGTAAGACATGAcgccagccagctatccatccagagTGTAATTTAATTTAtagatatatgagatgatttttatgtatagaaattcagtatgttataccatgttatgaaaattatgtttttctCAAATATGTTACAGACAGTTTTACCACATATGATTTacgtactgttatatgtataatacgaaaatactcatttttccacacactgatattagtttatttcccttactgagatgtgtctcaccctaggtagaggagcagatagagctccacgACAATAGATTCCGAttgagctaccctgtcagaagggtgagttgtaaGTTAGGGTTAGATTAATTTTTGGGAGgtgaccctaggctacttttgggcgttttgtggatgattgtctatatatatatatataacaattttagTAGGACTCAGATATTGTGattggttgtatggtatgttgtaatttatatttccaGTTGTTTAGGTATCTGAGTTGTATTTtggatatatccctggtacccatgggtctaggttgattatgttatttagTGGTAcatgattattatattgaatgttatttttaaaaaaatatattaaattagtaaattaggcaggtcgttacacatgcTCTCAGCCAACACGTAGGAGATAAATCGCGGATGTGCGTTGCAGACGACAGGGTTTGaattgttgggcttttgtggagcctagttgtgtcttaatttggatgacgacctgacctctgtttaattagagatttctatcctaaggcttagtccatagAGTGAAGGCTTGGGCTGTGACGCCCCCggggaaaatttttggagcccattcagaacggaaccctaggcgcaacatataaaaagggtgctttcgggtgattagggtttgtgtagttgtatccgcgagagagcgagagcgagagaattgtatcgccgcactctctgtgctttcttcctgataatattgaaatccctgcaactccgtggacgtaggcaaaattgccgaaccacgtaaatattgtcttgtacgtgtgattgaatttttctttggcgttattctttctctatttgtttctcacaggtttcgggaatttgttcgtatattcctaacatgAATCTCATACTTCACCTTTGTCTAAGGTCGTCTGGTGAACTTTCTTACAACCTGAGCTTATGCCTGGGGGCTTGTCATTTCTTTCTTTCCTCCTCCTTTAACGCTGTGTAACAAACCACCAATGCCCACCTTTCCTTATTTTTCATAAATCACAGTAATAAATTAACTGAATTTTTAATATATCATTAGAATTCTCTATTATAACCTCTAATTAATACTTTGGATATTGGAGAAATTGGAAGCTTAATTTATACATTCAATAAATAAGGTAAGTGGTTGAAAATAAATTtcatcaaatttatttatttgcatcaaataattaatttaatcGTTAAAGACATGTACTAGGAGTTAATCTCATTTTAGACAATCTATTAATTAcaaaaatgaaagttttaaatttattatacttaagttcatttaataattaaaaatatcaaattaatttacataaatatttaaatgacTAAGGTTAAGTTGATTTGTGGAATATCTACTCTAAAATAGAATGGAATCATAATAAAATTTAGGACAAAAAACACTCACTTCCCTTGAGGTTCACCAAAAAAGACAAGAAACTCCTTTGAGGTTTGAAAAATGCCACAACCTCCCCTCACATTTGGATCCTTGGACGCTCAACACCCCCTTCCAATAACAGATACTTAACAccgttaaaagaaaaaaaaaaaaaacaataataataggaCAAATTTACTCTTTGAAAATCGAAACTGCTTGTTCATCATCTCTCTCTCAATCCTCCCCTCCCGTTGATCATCCCCTCGAACCTCCCCTTTTCCAACTGCCTCTCGTACGTTGCTGTCACCCTCAAGCTCTCCAACTTCGATCTTAATTCAAGGGAACAAGTTGAAGCACATGCAAACTTTCTACAGAATAACCAATTCAGATGACATAATGTTCAACTTCATGACAGAGCAAATGGAGAACTGCACACACTCCTCTGCCATCATCATTAGCACCTTCGACAACTTCGAGTTCGAAGTCCTGCGTGCCCTCGCCGCTAAGTTCCCCCACATTTACACCGCCGAACCCCTCAATCTCATCATCTGGAATTGGCCCGAAACCCACTCGTCCTCCCTCGAATCTAGCCTTTGGAAAGAGAAAGTCGAGTGCATAGATTGGCTCGACCACCGGGAACCCGAGTTTGTAGTTCACAAAAAACTTCGCGAGCATCGCAGTGATGTTGGAAGAGCATGTGATGGAGTATGCATGGAGGCAGGCGAACTACGGCAAACCGATTTTGAGGATCCTATGGTTGGACATGGTGATGGGCAAGACGGCGATGCTACCCGAGAACTTCGCAGAGGAGGTGAAGGAGAAGGGGTTGCCAGCGAAGTGGTGTCTGTAGGAGAAGGTGCTTTTGCACCCGACAATGGCGGCGTTCTTGACACATATGGGGTGTAACTCGGTGTTGGAGAAGCTTGGAGGTGGGGGTGCTGCTGCATCTTCAAGCAAAGAATACAATAAAACATtagctaaattcagtaaaaaaaaaaaatgttatatactaatttatttcagaaaaatgtatactctgcatttccaaacaaattacaatacaacagcaaatttcaataaaaaatgttatatattaattataaagtataaacttgcattaagctacataattaattacatattttataatattaacttAAAGACTTAATGCAGGTTAATATTATtaccttagtggctacataatcatatttgatGTATTTTGATTATATCAACCTAATTTTAGTTCCAAGTTTAACCTATTTTTGCAGATcaagttagtacaggtacaagtgacaaatacatgaaggtactggatcaaatgcaaagatcggATCGAGTGAACATTCGAGTTGGAAAGATCAAAGCAGAAAATCACTTATAAGAACTCAAACACATCCAACAAAGTCATAATGTAATAGGAAGTGTTTGAGAAAGGAACTGATGTAACTCTTGTAATATTATTTCACGCAtgtttattgagcaagagttAAGCAAATTGCACGTGCATACTAGTTCGCAAGAGTACATATGATATCACTAAGTCATAAGTTCAGTACTTAAGAgctttcaaagtcaaaacaaaaagtttttaaaaatatcatttattcaaatgtattttaatatgAGATAAGTTTAAACCATCTTAGTGTTGTAATCTTTTATAGACTTGGTCCCAATTGGGCTAAAACCTCAGTTAAGGACTTAAATATCAAGTTTGTAAAGAAACAGAtcaaatcgtcaacagtttggcTTAAGTGCATTGACAATTTCAGGCAAAGAGTTTGATGGTTTTTGGCCTAAATGAAATCGTCCACGATTTgagcaaaccatcgatggtttgaggggaaaccgtcaacagtttggggATCTGTCGACAGTTTGTGTCGGGATTCTACACTCAATGGctataaacgactagttttcaaagtaaac
This genomic stretch from Malania oleifera isolate guangnan ecotype guangnan chromosome 3, ASM2987363v1, whole genome shotgun sequence harbors:
- the LOC131152398 gene encoding uncharacterized protein LOC131152398, which gives rise to MNLLLPNPKMGRRLPLLQLCFFLTLFPEILPAKAIRNNEDPHRSNIHGAATQVFWPLMINSIQMQQHPHLQASPTPSYTPYVSRTPPLSGAKAPSPTDTTSLATPSPSPPLRSSRVASPSCPSPCPTIGSSKSVCRSSPASMHTPSHALPTSLRCSRSFL